In Saccharicrinis fermentans DSM 9555 = JCM 21142, a genomic segment contains:
- a CDS encoding RnfABCDGE type electron transport complex subunit E: MNQLQNFTKGFFKENAVFTLLLGMCPTLGVTSSAVNGLGMGLATTFVLIMSNIVVSLVKDLIPDKVRIPSFIVIIASFVTVVELLMQAYLPALFESLGLFIPLIVVNCVVLGRAEAFASKNGVLSSLVDGAGMGLGFAMALTILGAVREFLGSGKMFDMVIFPEQYGMLVFVLAPGAFIALGYLIALIDRIKKA; encoded by the coding sequence ATGAATCAGTTACAAAATTTTACAAAAGGCTTCTTTAAGGAGAATGCTGTTTTTACCTTGTTGCTAGGTATGTGTCCTACACTGGGGGTGACTTCTTCAGCCGTCAACGGGCTGGGAATGGGACTGGCAACTACTTTTGTGCTTATAATGAGTAATATTGTAGTTTCGCTGGTTAAAGATCTGATTCCGGATAAAGTACGTATCCCTTCGTTTATTGTGATTATTGCCTCCTTTGTAACCGTGGTAGAGCTATTGATGCAAGCCTATTTGCCTGCTCTTTTTGAGTCATTGGGATTGTTTATTCCGCTGATCGTTGTTAACTGTGTGGTGTTAGGACGTGCAGAGGCATTTGCTTCAAAAAACGGCGTGTTGTCCTCGCTCGTTGATGGTGCAGGTATGGGGCTTGGTTTTGCTATGGCCTTAACCATACTGGGAGCCGTGAGAGAATTTTTGGGAAGTGGTAAAATGTTCGATATGGTAATCTTTCCAGAACAATATGGTATGTTGGTATTTGTTCTGGCGCCGGGAGCATTTATTGCCCTGGGATATTTAATTGCACTTATTGACAGAATTAAAAAAGCCTAA
- the rsxA gene encoding electron transport complex subunit RsxA gives MEYVLIFISAIFVNNIVLAQFLGICPFLGVSKKISTGIGMTGAVTFVMVLATIITYLVQTFVLDVFNLGYLQTITFILVIASLVQLVEIILKKVSPPLYQALGVFLPLITTNCAILGVAILTIQKEYDLLEAVAFSTATAIGFGLALIIFAGIREQLELVDLPKGMKGTPIALLVAGILALAFMGFAGLV, from the coding sequence ATGGAATACGTTTTAATATTTATATCGGCCATCTTTGTTAATAACATTGTATTGGCGCAGTTCCTGGGGATTTGCCCGTTTCTGGGAGTTTCAAAAAAGATTTCTACCGGTATTGGTATGACTGGGGCAGTGACCTTTGTAATGGTACTGGCTACCATTATTACTTACCTGGTTCAAACTTTTGTGTTGGATGTTTTTAACTTGGGCTATCTGCAAACCATCACTTTTATTTTGGTGATAGCCTCATTGGTTCAGTTGGTAGAGATCATACTGAAAAAAGTGAGCCCTCCACTATACCAGGCACTGGGTGTGTTTTTGCCGTTGATAACCACTAACTGTGCAATTTTAGGTGTGGCCATTCTGACTATTCAAAAAGAATACGACCTGTTGGAGGCTGTTGCTTTTTCAACAGCTACTGCTATTGGTTTCGGACTGGCGCTGATTATATTCGCAGGTATTCGGGAGCAATTGGAGCTGGTTGATCTGCCCAAAGGTATGAAAGGAACACCTATCGCCTTATTGGTGGCCGGTATTCTAGCTTTGGCATTTATGGGATTTGCAGGCCTAGTTTAA
- a CDS encoding pseudouridine synthase, translating to MMSERNFKGSGKSSNKNQDSSDMAFENEPDKSVSQPKEIRLNKFIANAGVCSRREADKLIAEGLITVNGETVTAVGTKVKLSDKVIYQGKELNAEKLVYVLLNKPKDCVTTLSDPHAKHTVIDLVKHACTERIYPVGRLDKMTTGVLLMTNDGDLAKRLTHPSHEHRKIYHAFLDADITQDDLNKIAKGFELEDGFIKADKISLVQGNAREVGIEIHSGKNRIVRRIFKHLGYEVVKLDRVYFSGLTKKDVPRGKWRFLSPKEITFLKAGIMK from the coding sequence ATGATGAGTGAAAGGAATTTTAAAGGTTCTGGAAAAAGTAGTAATAAAAACCAAGACAGTAGTGACATGGCATTTGAAAATGAACCAGATAAGTCGGTTTCTCAACCCAAAGAAATTAGATTAAATAAGTTTATAGCCAATGCAGGTGTTTGTAGTAGGCGAGAGGCGGATAAGCTAATAGCTGAAGGATTGATTACTGTGAATGGAGAAACTGTAACAGCGGTGGGAACTAAGGTGAAACTTTCTGATAAGGTGATTTATCAGGGAAAAGAACTTAATGCTGAAAAATTGGTGTATGTTCTTTTGAATAAGCCTAAGGATTGTGTTACAACATTGAGTGATCCGCATGCAAAACACACTGTTATTGATCTTGTGAAACATGCTTGTACTGAGCGAATTTATCCAGTGGGACGATTGGATAAGATGACTACAGGCGTTTTGTTGATGACCAATGATGGTGATTTAGCCAAACGGTTGACGCACCCAAGTCATGAGCACCGGAAAATATATCATGCTTTCTTGGATGCGGATATCACGCAGGATGATTTGAATAAGATTGCCAAGGGATTTGAATTGGAAGATGGATTTATTAAAGCAGATAAAATTTCTTTGGTACAAGGAAATGCCAGAGAGGTAGGTATTGAAATTCATTCGGGTAAAAACCGTATTGTACGTCGTATTTTTAAGCACCTGGGGTATGAGGTCGTTAAATTAGATAGGGTTTATTTTTCAGGTCTTACGAAAAAAGATGTTCCTCGTGGAAAATGGCGTTTTTTAAGCCCCAAGGAGATTACCTTTTTAAAAGCTGGTATTATGAAATAA
- the glmM gene encoding phosphoglucosamine mutase, whose translation MTLIKSISGIRGTIGGKPGDGLSPLDIVKFTAAYAVWAKRNAHKERITVVVGRDARMSGAMVDKIVVGTLIGSGIDVINLGLSTTPTTELAVTMENADGGIILTASHNPKQWNALKLLNSKGEFLSATDGEMILKIADAADFSFADVDYLGSLKEDDSYLQKHIDHVCALDLVDVEAIRSAHLTVALDCVNSTGGIYLPPLLKALGVKNVIELFCEPNGQFPHNPEPLPENLTEISALIKDKKADVGFVVDPDVDRLAIVNEDGSMFGEEYTLVAVSDYVLSQTKGNTVSNLSSTRALRDVTQKHGGSYSAAAVGEVNVVSKMKETHAVIGGEGNGGIIYPASHYGRDALVGIGLFLTLLAKSGKSCSQLRASYPSYFISKNKIQLTPELDVDKILAAMKAKYSHEQVNDIDGVKIDFPDRWVHLRKSNTEPIIRIYSEASSDAEADELAQKIIADIKEVAGI comes from the coding sequence ATGACCTTAATTAAATCTATCTCAGGAATTAGAGGTACTATAGGAGGAAAGCCGGGTGACGGACTCAGTCCTTTAGATATTGTTAAATTCACTGCGGCCTATGCTGTCTGGGCTAAAAGGAATGCGCACAAGGAAAGGATTACTGTAGTGGTAGGACGTGATGCACGTATGTCGGGCGCCATGGTGGATAAAATTGTTGTAGGTACATTGATTGGTTCTGGTATTGATGTGATAAACTTAGGTTTGTCAACCACACCAACAACCGAATTGGCTGTTACCATGGAAAATGCTGATGGGGGTATTATTCTTACTGCTAGTCATAATCCTAAGCAGTGGAATGCCTTGAAGTTACTGAATAGCAAGGGAGAATTCTTGAGCGCCACGGATGGAGAGATGATCCTGAAGATTGCGGATGCGGCGGATTTTTCGTTTGCGGATGTGGATTATTTGGGTTCTTTAAAAGAGGATGACAGTTATTTGCAGAAACATATAGACCATGTTTGTGCGCTGGATTTGGTCGATGTGGAAGCTATCAGGTCGGCCCATTTAACCGTGGCTTTGGATTGTGTGAATTCTACCGGAGGAATATACCTGCCACCCTTATTGAAGGCATTAGGAGTAAAGAATGTGATAGAGTTGTTTTGTGAACCCAATGGGCAATTTCCTCATAATCCCGAACCTTTACCTGAGAATTTAACTGAAATCTCTGCGTTGATCAAAGATAAAAAGGCGGATGTTGGTTTTGTGGTGGATCCGGATGTAGATCGTTTGGCCATTGTCAATGAAGACGGAAGTATGTTTGGTGAAGAGTATACTTTGGTGGCTGTATCTGATTATGTATTAAGTCAAACCAAGGGTAATACGGTATCTAACCTTTCTTCGACCAGAGCTTTGCGTGATGTTACCCAGAAACATGGAGGATCCTATTCGGCTGCAGCTGTAGGGGAGGTGAATGTGGTGAGTAAAATGAAAGAAACCCATGCTGTAATCGGAGGCGAAGGAAATGGTGGCATTATTTATCCGGCCTCCCATTATGGACGTGATGCCTTGGTAGGTATTGGTTTGTTCCTTACTTTATTAGCTAAATCAGGTAAGTCATGTTCTCAACTTAGAGCTTCTTATCCCAGCTATTTTATTTCCAAGAACAAAATACAATTGACGCCAGAGTTAGATGTGGATAAAATTCTGGCTGCTATGAAAGCAAAATATAGCCACGAACAGGTGAATGATATTGATGGAGTGAAAATAGATTTCCCGGATAGATGGGTTCATCTTCGTAAATCAAATACCGAACCTATTATTCGCATATATTCCGAAGCATCCAGTGATGCTGAAGCTGATGAGCTGGCCCAAAAAATCATTGCCGATATCAAGGAAGTGGCTGGAATTTAG
- the mdh gene encoding malate dehydrogenase, producing MKVTVVGAGNVGATCADVLAYREIANEVVLVDIKEGVAEGKALDIWQKAPINLYDTRTIGATNDYAKTADSDVIVITSGVPRKPGMTRDDLISINAGVVKTVTENVVKYSPEAIIILVSNPLDVMTYQAHITSKFPRTRVIGMAGILDTARYRAFLAEELNVSPKDIQAVLMGGHGDTMVPLPRYTTVGGIPVTELIDAEKLDAIIERTKFGGGELVKLMGTSAWYAPGSAAAQMVEAIVKDQRRVFPVCIKLEGEYGIDDCYLGVPVILGKNGIEKVIELDLNDEEKALLETSRQHVLEVMKVLDK from the coding sequence ATGAAAGTAACCGTAGTTGGAGCCGGAAACGTTGGAGCTACTTGTGCAGACGTTTTGGCATACCGCGAGATTGCCAATGAAGTAGTTTTAGTTGACATTAAGGAAGGTGTGGCCGAAGGAAAGGCCTTGGATATATGGCAGAAAGCCCCTATTAATTTGTATGATACACGTACAATTGGTGCTACAAACGATTATGCCAAAACAGCTGATTCGGATGTTATTGTAATTACATCGGGTGTTCCTCGTAAACCAGGAATGACACGTGACGACCTTATTTCAATTAATGCGGGTGTTGTGAAAACTGTCACTGAAAATGTAGTTAAGTACTCTCCTGAGGCCATCATTATTCTTGTTTCAAATCCTCTTGATGTAATGACTTATCAGGCGCATATCACATCAAAATTTCCACGTACCAGAGTGATTGGTATGGCTGGTATTTTGGATACGGCACGTTATAGAGCTTTCTTGGCAGAGGAATTAAATGTTTCGCCTAAAGATATTCAAGCGGTATTGATGGGTGGACATGGTGATACGATGGTTCCTCTTCCTCGTTATACTACTGTAGGAGGAATTCCTGTCACTGAATTAATCGACGCTGAGAAATTAGATGCGATTATTGAACGTACTAAATTTGGTGGTGGCGAATTGGTGAAACTAATGGGTACTTCTGCTTGGTATGCTCCGGGTTCTGCTGCTGCGCAAATGGTAGAAGCGATTGTGAAGGATCAAAGAAGAGTATTTCCTGTTTGCATTAAGTTAGAAGGTGAATACGGTATTGATGATTGTTACTTGGGCGTACCTGTTATTTTAGGTAAAAATGGTATCGAAAAAGTAATTGAGCTTGATCTGAACGATGAGGAAAAAGCCTTGTTGGAAACCAGTCGTCAGCATGTTTTAGAAGTAATGAAAGTATTGGATAAATAG
- a CDS encoding TolC family protein gives MMAKRMIAAALITHVLSLALGQKKDNLPRMELSLKNVVDLAISQSSSVKYEQNRYENFYWRWKNFQAQFRPQLVLSGDLPNYEKGTRPITQNDGSVQFREVGYFKNSAQLAVNQSIPQLGTQIYAKSTLFRYEDLVHDYTNFQGNPYLIGVTQPIFAYNWMKWSKKTEPLVYTEAQKDFIESIEEISQKATSLFFRYLTVQTNYRLAENNLNNSKDNLKIAETKIKLGTISENDYSRIKLSVLTAQKSLSQANMDLKNADFALKKYIGLEQNINIELLMPLQMALFKIDPDKALKEALENRKETTQYQRRLIEAQRNLTKAKRGNGLAATLKGTYGTTNIGENIPGVYENTVNQQSVRLSLAIPILDWGKSSSNVKLAESKRDLVLFDVQQDRENFERNVVVQVEQFGLLKEQLEIAKEADNVAGNGYLIALKKFQNGEISITDLNISLSERDKAKRDYIKSLQSYWTSYYLLRELTLYDFEKDQKINYENPLLSGLKK, from the coding sequence ATGATGGCAAAAAGAATGATAGCTGCAGCTCTGATTACCCATGTATTAAGCTTAGCCCTTGGGCAAAAAAAAGATAACCTGCCCAGAATGGAATTGAGTTTAAAAAACGTAGTAGACCTAGCCATTAGCCAATCTTCATCTGTGAAATATGAACAAAACAGATACGAAAATTTTTATTGGCGTTGGAAAAACTTCCAAGCACAATTCCGTCCTCAACTGGTATTAAGCGGAGACCTACCCAATTACGAAAAAGGAACACGGCCCATAACACAAAATGATGGTAGTGTACAATTTAGAGAAGTAGGGTATTTTAAAAATAGCGCCCAACTAGCAGTCAACCAATCCATTCCTCAATTAGGTACTCAAATATATGCCAAAAGCACCTTATTCCGATATGAAGATTTAGTGCATGACTACACAAATTTTCAAGGGAATCCATACCTTATTGGGGTTACCCAACCTATCTTTGCCTACAACTGGATGAAATGGTCAAAAAAAACAGAACCTCTGGTGTATACCGAAGCTCAAAAGGACTTTATTGAGTCCATCGAAGAAATTTCACAAAAAGCAACTTCGCTATTTTTCAGATACCTAACAGTTCAAACCAACTATAGACTCGCTGAAAATAATTTAAACAACAGTAAGGATAATTTAAAGATTGCCGAAACAAAAATAAAACTAGGTACCATCAGTGAAAATGATTATTCCAGAATAAAACTATCCGTATTAACAGCCCAAAAATCACTTTCTCAAGCAAATATGGACTTAAAAAATGCAGATTTTGCGCTGAAAAAATATATAGGATTGGAACAAAACATAAATATTGAATTACTGATGCCACTTCAAATGGCATTATTTAAAATAGACCCAGATAAAGCCCTCAAGGAAGCATTGGAAAACAGAAAAGAAACCACTCAATATCAAAGACGATTAATAGAAGCCCAAAGAAACTTAACCAAAGCCAAACGAGGCAATGGATTAGCCGCAACTCTAAAAGGAACTTACGGAACCACCAATATTGGGGAAAACATTCCGGGGGTATATGAAAATACAGTTAATCAACAATCCGTTCGCCTATCATTGGCTATACCTATATTAGATTGGGGAAAATCAAGTTCTAATGTAAAACTGGCCGAAAGCAAGCGTGATTTAGTTTTGTTTGACGTACAGCAAGACCGGGAAAATTTTGAACGCAACGTGGTAGTGCAGGTTGAACAATTCGGCTTATTGAAAGAACAACTTGAAATAGCGAAAGAGGCAGATAACGTAGCCGGGAACGGATACTTGATCGCACTTAAAAAATTTCAAAATGGCGAAATCAGCATTACAGATCTGAATATTTCTCTGTCGGAAAGAGACAAGGCCAAGCGCGACTACATTAAGTCATTACAGTCGTACTGGACCTCTTATTATCTATTAAGAGAACTCACCCTATATGATTTTGAAAAAGACCAGAAAATAAATTACGAGAATCCGCTTCTGTCAGGACTTAAAAAATAG
- a CDS encoding efflux RND transporter periplasmic adaptor subunit codes for MNGNNEFKFRKNLGAYVWVMLFILSACQPKQSKLMEGKYESYLIDKGDIESYQTAEGHVEPANEVILLSPASSIVKQIIKGPGQRVTQGETIIKLDSKAVKDKIEQLNDQLAVKHNSLEKTRLNAKGTRADLSYSEETKKLKIASIKSTLADQHQLLEVGGISQAKVDKTKQELVLAEKELKLAKQKNTIKLAQLATDEKGLLLQIEMQQKELKQQQELLSKMDVKAPSDGIILNIHAKEGEKIQGERILANLSDLTRLKVEASIDANNRWMIKIGRRAYINVNKHRLQGRVSSIMPMLDNGNLRFSVVLTEKDQSKLIPNQKVELQIVKRARYNVLRLKKGKLINSNKKQSLYVIHGDSAIKKDFEFGLITDEYLELKEGASEGSEVVISTSSPLNKLKSIKIEKQ; via the coding sequence ATGAATGGTAACAATGAATTCAAGTTCCGAAAGAACCTCGGAGCTTATGTATGGGTAATGCTTTTTATATTGAGTGCCTGCCAGCCCAAACAATCAAAACTAATGGAAGGCAAATACGAATCATACCTTATTGACAAAGGTGATATTGAAAGTTATCAGACAGCCGAAGGTCATGTTGAACCTGCCAACGAAGTAATACTTTTGAGTCCGGCTTCCAGCATTGTCAAACAAATTATAAAAGGTCCTGGACAAAGAGTAACACAAGGTGAAACAATCATTAAACTTGATTCCAAGGCCGTCAAGGATAAAATTGAACAATTGAATGACCAGCTTGCTGTAAAGCACAACAGCTTAGAAAAAACCCGTCTGAATGCAAAAGGCACGCGCGCCGACTTATCTTATAGTGAGGAGACTAAAAAATTAAAAATTGCCTCCATCAAGTCGACCTTAGCCGATCAGCATCAACTATTAGAAGTAGGAGGTATTTCGCAAGCCAAAGTAGATAAAACCAAACAAGAACTGGTATTGGCAGAAAAAGAACTTAAACTAGCCAAGCAAAAAAACACCATCAAGCTGGCACAACTTGCCACGGATGAAAAAGGCTTGCTCTTACAAATAGAGATGCAGCAAAAAGAACTCAAGCAACAACAGGAGTTACTTAGCAAAATGGACGTTAAAGCGCCTTCGGATGGTATTATTTTAAATATACATGCAAAAGAAGGCGAAAAGATACAAGGAGAAAGGATATTGGCCAATCTATCAGACTTAACACGATTAAAAGTAGAAGCTTCCATTGATGCAAACAATAGATGGATGATAAAAATAGGTAGGCGCGCCTATATTAATGTTAATAAACATCGCCTGCAAGGAAGAGTTAGTTCTATAATGCCCATGTTAGACAATGGTAATCTTCGTTTTTCAGTGGTTCTTACCGAAAAGGACCAATCAAAATTAATTCCTAACCAAAAAGTAGAATTGCAAATTGTTAAGAGAGCCCGTTATAATGTGCTGCGCTTAAAGAAAGGCAAGCTAATAAATTCCAATAAAAAACAAAGTCTGTACGTAATACATGGCGACAGTGCCATCAAAAAAGATTTTGAATTTGGTTTGATCACCGACGAATATCTTGAGTTAAAAGAAGGAGCCTCCGAAGGAAGCGAAGTGGTTATTTCCACCTCTTCACCATTAAATAAATTGAAAAGCATAAAAATTGAAAAGCAATAA
- a CDS encoding GntR family transcriptional regulator, translated as MLKFEGHIPIYKKLIEFYREKILKQEIKPGSRIDSINKMMERHHISRDTAKRVIRALVDEKLVVSQVGRGTFIKGVSELKKMWGVVIPFYSNNIEELISKLMIHATLAERGMEYFLHYNNPDEEMRIIGNLIQKGYEAIIVVPNYDESQTGEFYRRLNVGSTKLVLADYTMSGSYFNYAIQSYDLGVKRAVDYMSKKQVGNYLLLSHDTWQGSNMVFNLMKQTFETILDVRAKHQKLFCCSDINVLTKEFLKENRIKGVLSVQDSIAIRLMGRLKSWNISVPEELTVVSYGNTELSMLFSPALTVVDCKYEKMAEIIREMICKDEVDNRQVVMQPELIIRET; from the coding sequence ATGCTGAAATTTGAAGGGCATATACCCATATACAAAAAGTTGATTGAGTTTTATCGGGAGAAAATTTTAAAACAAGAGATAAAGCCGGGTTCGAGGATTGATTCCATCAATAAAATGATGGAACGACATCATATTTCGCGGGATACAGCCAAAAGGGTTATTAGGGCATTGGTGGACGAGAAGTTGGTGGTGTCACAGGTGGGGCGGGGCACTTTTATTAAAGGTGTAAGCGAGTTGAAAAAAATGTGGGGTGTTGTAATTCCTTTTTATTCAAATAATATTGAAGAGTTAATTTCAAAATTGATGATTCATGCGACCTTGGCTGAACGAGGGATGGAATATTTTCTTCATTATAATAATCCGGATGAGGAAATGAGAATCATAGGAAACTTGATTCAAAAGGGGTATGAGGCGATTATTGTGGTGCCAAATTATGATGAATCCCAGACCGGGGAATTTTATCGCAGATTAAATGTAGGTAGTACAAAATTAGTGTTGGCAGATTATACCATGTCTGGTTCTTATTTTAATTATGCCATACAGAGTTACGACTTGGGGGTGAAAAGAGCTGTGGATTATATGTCGAAAAAGCAAGTAGGTAATTATTTGTTGCTGAGTCATGATACCTGGCAAGGTAGTAATATGGTTTTTAACCTGATGAAACAGACCTTTGAAACCATTTTAGATGTTAGAGCTAAGCACCAAAAGCTCTTTTGTTGTTCGGATATTAATGTATTGACGAAAGAATTTTTGAAAGAAAATCGGATAAAGGGAGTGTTGTCGGTTCAAGATTCAATAGCTATTCGTCTTATGGGTAGATTAAAAAGCTGGAATATATCTGTTCCTGAGGAGTTAACGGTGGTGTCATATGGAAACACAGAACTCTCTATGCTTTTTTCGCCTGCCCTTACGGTGGTGGATTGTAAATATGAAAAGATGGCTGAGATTATCCGCGAAATGATATGCAAGGACGAAGTTGATAATAGGCAGGTGGTTATGCAACCCGAATTAATTATTAGAGAGACATGA
- a CDS encoding cobalamin B12-binding domain-containing protein yields the protein MNELFEKLADCVEFGKINKVSPYPPNMKDQDGADEIAKQLLDQGVSANDILMKGLMIGMEKVGVKFRENKVFVPQVLMSAKAMTAALEHLKPYFQSGEAERKGTFIIGTVEGDLHDIGKNLVAMMVEGNGYEVIDLGTDVKAETFIEAAENNPGSVIGLSALLTTTMSNMEKIVGVIKEKHADLKVCIGGAPVNQDFCDRIGADSYNPDPQGVVEFLNALAS from the coding sequence ATGAATGAATTATTTGAAAAATTAGCGGACTGTGTGGAGTTTGGTAAGATCAATAAAGTATCTCCTTATCCTCCTAATATGAAGGATCAGGATGGGGCGGATGAAATTGCCAAGCAGTTGTTGGACCAGGGAGTGTCGGCCAATGATATTCTAATGAAGGGACTAATGATCGGAATGGAGAAAGTAGGTGTGAAGTTCCGTGAAAACAAGGTTTTTGTACCGCAGGTTTTAATGAGTGCAAAAGCGATGACGGCTGCTTTGGAACATTTGAAACCGTATTTCCAGTCGGGAGAAGCGGAGCGTAAAGGAACCTTTATTATTGGAACTGTGGAGGGAGACTTGCATGATATAGGAAAAAATTTGGTGGCCATGATGGTTGAAGGTAATGGTTATGAGGTGATTGACCTGGGTACAGATGTGAAAGCAGAGACCTTTATTGAGGCTGCAGAGAATAATCCGGGCAGTGTAATCGGTTTATCGGCTTTGTTAACCACAACGATGAGTAATATGGAGAAAATTGTGGGGGTTATCAAAGAAAAACATGCCGACCTAAAGGTTTGTATTGGTGGTGCACCTGTAAACCAAGATTTCTGTGATAGAATTGGGGCCGATAGTTATAATCCGGATCCGCAAGGCGTAGTAGAGTTTTTAAATGCCTTAGCCTCTTAA
- a CDS encoding uroporphyrinogen decarboxylase family protein, whose product MKGLELIKKAMKLEEVERIPWVPFVGAHAGSLLGLTATEYLQSADKIVEGVNKAIETYHPDGIPVAFDLQIEAEALGCKLAWADDNPPAVISHPLMEGTKLEDMKVPCACKGRIPMVMEATRKLREQHADVALYGLITGPFTLALHLLGTDIFMQMMMDPEATHQLMRFATDVAKMMAGNYIEAGADVIAIVDPMTSQIDPASFETFVTPYITEINDFIRDADALSSFFVCGNAQQNIEQMCKTKPDNISIDENIPLDYVRDIALKHKVSFGGNIKLTVVLLMGDEEASRRDALECMDIGGKKGFILAPGCDLAMATPKENLIAVSELVRDEVLQGELRASEAATDNIELLDLTNHWDKDKVVIDIITLDSSSCAPCQYMVDAVARASEKYGDKVVYKEHRIKEMEGVQMMATLGVKNLPTIVIDGNIDFISQIPPINAIQAKIEAYLEAKN is encoded by the coding sequence ATGAAAGGATTAGAGTTAATAAAAAAAGCAATGAAGCTTGAGGAAGTTGAGAGAATTCCTTGGGTTCCTTTTGTAGGTGCGCATGCAGGTAGCTTATTGGGATTAACAGCAACAGAATATTTGCAATCAGCTGACAAAATAGTTGAAGGTGTCAATAAAGCCATTGAGACCTATCACCCAGATGGTATTCCTGTTGCTTTTGATTTGCAGATTGAGGCAGAGGCTTTAGGGTGTAAATTAGCTTGGGCTGATGACAACCCTCCTGCTGTGATCTCACATCCTTTAATGGAAGGTACTAAGCTGGAGGATATGAAAGTACCTTGTGCTTGTAAGGGGCGTATTCCTATGGTGATGGAGGCAACCCGTAAGTTGAGAGAACAGCATGCGGATGTTGCATTGTATGGTTTGATCACAGGACCGTTTACCTTAGCACTTCACCTGTTGGGTACCGATATCTTTATGCAGATGATGATGGATCCTGAAGCTACGCATCAATTAATGCGCTTTGCAACTGATGTGGCTAAAATGATGGCGGGTAATTATATCGAGGCTGGTGCCGATGTGATTGCTATTGTGGACCCGATGACCAGTCAGATTGACCCTGCTAGCTTTGAAACCTTTGTGACACCTTATATCACAGAAATTAACGATTTTATTCGTGATGCTGATGCTTTGAGCTCTTTCTTTGTTTGTGGAAATGCACAGCAAAATATAGAGCAGATGTGTAAAACAAAACCAGACAATATCTCTATTGATGAGAATATTCCGTTGGATTATGTTAGAGATATAGCCTTGAAGCATAAGGTATCTTTTGGTGGTAATATAAAACTTACCGTGGTATTGCTTATGGGTGATGAAGAGGCTTCACGTAGAGATGCCTTGGAATGTATGGATATTGGTGGTAAAAAAGGCTTTATCCTGGCTCCGGGTTGTGACCTGGCAATGGCTACACCAAAAGAAAACTTAATCGCTGTTTCTGAATTGGTTCGTGATGAGGTGCTACAGGGTGAATTGAGAGCCTCTGAAGCGGCTACTGATAATATCGAGTTATTGGATCTGACCAACCACTGGGATAAGGATAAGGTTGTTATCGATATTATTACTTTAGATTCTTCGTCTTGTGCTCCTTGTCAATATATGGTTGATGCAGTGGCGCGTGCTTCAGAAAAATATGGCGATAAAGTGGTGTATAAAGAGCATCGTATCAAGGAGATGGAAGGCGTTCAGATGATGGCTACCCTGGGAGTTAAAAACTTGCCTACCATTGTGATAGACGGAAATATCGATTTTATATCACAAATACCACCTATTAATGCTATTCAAGCAAAAATAGAAGCGTATTTGGAAGCTAAAAATTAA